The following are encoded together in the Paludisphaera mucosa genome:
- a CDS encoding RNA polymerase sigma factor, translating into MSDESLDRWIERLNEGDPEAVERVFLAYEPYMRIVVRRRLSRGLRPKVDSGDIVQSVFVDFVAGVRNGGWRFAGRGQLLAFLRRIAARRIADRCRKHRHALGREQSLADTEPRDHPQSPLPRPSQEAQGREFWERILQACPPSHREIVRLRRDGLRLAEIATRSGLHEGSVRRILYDLARRLSVARRTVASGEVD; encoded by the coding sequence ATGAGCGACGAGTCCCTGGATCGCTGGATCGAACGGCTGAACGAGGGCGACCCGGAGGCCGTCGAGCGGGTCTTCCTCGCCTACGAGCCGTACATGCGGATCGTGGTGCGGCGGCGGCTGAGCCGGGGGCTGCGGCCCAAGGTCGATTCGGGCGACATCGTCCAGTCGGTCTTCGTCGACTTCGTGGCCGGGGTCCGCAACGGCGGCTGGCGTTTCGCCGGCCGCGGCCAGCTGCTCGCCTTCCTGCGGCGGATCGCCGCGCGGCGGATCGCCGACCGCTGCCGGAAGCACCGCCACGCCCTGGGCCGCGAGCAATCGCTGGCCGACACCGAGCCGCGGGACCATCCCCAGTCCCCCCTGCCCCGGCCCAGCCAGGAGGCCCAGGGCCGCGAGTTCTGGGAGCGGATCCTGCAGGCCTGCCCGCCCTCGCACCGCGAGATCGTCCGCCTGCGCCGGGACGGGCTCCGGCTCGCCGAGATCGCGACCCGATCCGGCCTGCACGAGGGGAGCGTCCGCCGCATCCTCTACGACCTGGCCCGGCGGCTCTCGGTCGCCCGGCGGACCGTCGCCTCGGGCGAGGTCGATTGA